The Proteus sp. ZN5 genome includes the window TTGTTGAATCATCAGGGTAGAGAATACGAGAGATATTTTCAGAGCGATCTTTAGCCTCTGTTGCCTCTAGATATTCACCTTTATTAAATTTACCTAAGTTAAACGCCACATTTGATTTAGCTGACCATAAACGAATGGTATCTGTTGCTTGTGTGTTATAACCCGGGACAATAGAGTCATAAGGTTGTGCCATTACATTGAAGGTATCAACCCAATAACTTTTCTCGCCTTCTTGTTGTAAACGCCCGCCAAAATCCACTTCAAATTGCAGATCATGACGAGGGAATTCCCAAGGATTACCTTTTTCAAGCCAGTTATCCGCAACTTCATGTTGTTCGCCATTTTGAATTTGTTGGCGGAACATTCCGTATTCATAACGAATACCATAACCTGTAACGGGATAACCCAATGTGGCACAAGAATCAAGGAAGCAGGCAGCCAAACGACCTAAACCACCATTACCTAAGCCAGGATCTGGCTCAAGTTCGATTTGTTTTTCAAGATCAAGACCTAACTCTTTTAATGCTTCTTTAACTTCGTGATAAACACCTAAAGAGAGCATGGCGTTGGTTAAAAAACGCCCCATAAGAAATTCCATCGAAATGTAATAGACCTGTTTTACTTTCGGTGAAAGCTCCGCTTTGGTTGATTTTAACCAGCGTTCAACTAAACGGTCTCTAATGGCGTAAGAGGTTGCATTTAACCAATCTGTTGGTGTTGCATACTTTGGCGACGTACCAACAATAAACATTAGTTTATAAACAATAGAACGCTTTAATGATTCAATATCCTTATCAGGTGATAAATAATCAAATTCACATAAATTTTTCATTATAAATCTCTTTTTGTTATCCACTGGCTTAAATAGACTTCATGTCTATAAATGTTGATACAGTGTCGCATACGTTTTTGCAGCGGTTTCCCAACTAAAAATAGTTTGATTCATGCCATCAGTTTGAGCTTGTTGCCACTGTTTAGGCATACTCCATAAGGTAAAGGCACGATTAATCGCCTGACGCAGAGAGTCAGGCGTCGCTTCATAGAAAACAAAACCCGTCGCTTGGTGACGTGCTAAATTTTCTAATGAGCAATCATTAACCGTATCGGCTAATCCACCCGTGTGTCTCACTAAAGGTAGGGCGCCATATTTCAAGCCATATAACTGAGTTAATCCGCAAGGTTCAAAACGGCTAGGCACCATAATCACATCAGCACCGGCGACAACTTGGTGTGAAAAACTTTCGTCATAACCAATATGAACTGCTACATTTTGAGGATATTGTTGTTGTGCGTGTAAAAATGCCGCTTCAAGGTAACTATCGCCAGTGCCTAATAAAACAAACTGACCACCTTGTTCAACGATATCAGGGAGTGTTTCAATAACTAAATCAAGCCCTTTTTGCGAAGTTAAACGGCTGACAGCTGCAAAAAGAGGAGCGGTATTGTTGACAGGTAAACCACATTTTTTCTGTAATGCAGTTTTATTTTCTAAACGCTTATTCAGGTTTTTAACATCATAACGACGTGTTATTAAGCTATCTGTTGCAGGATCCCAAACCGCCTCATCGACGCCATTTAAAATACCACTTAATCGCTGTTCATAAGCACGTTGACGTAATAATCCCTCTAAACCGTAACCAAACTCTTGAGTGGTTATCTCTTTGGCATAAGTTGGGCTGACTGTCGTAATGTGGTTAGCATAAAAGAGGCCTGCTTTTAGGAATGAAATTTGTCCGTAATATTCCAGTCCATTAATTGAAAAACTGTAATCAGGTAATTCAAGTTGATGCAGATGATAAGGTGAGAATTCACCTTTATAAGCCAGATTATGAACAGTAAAAACAGATTTTGCTGAATAATGTTTAACTGCTAAATAAGCACAAGCAAGTCCTGCATGCCAATCATGGGCGTGAACAATATCAGCACGCCATAAAGGATCTAATCCCGCTGATAATTCGCTTGCCACCCAACCTAATAGGGCAAAACGAAAAACATTATCACCATAAGGGTGTTGATGTTGATCGTGATAAGGGCTACCAGTACGTTGATAAAGATGAGGTGCATCAATGAGATAAATATCAACACCTTGATATTGTCCATAAAGCAGAGAAATATTACCTGCAAAGGTATCGATATTAGTCACTAACTTGAGTTCAGGAATATTATCTTTAATAGCAGGAAACGCGGGTATAACAACCCGCGCATCTAAACCTATCTTTTTCTGAGCTAAAGGCAAAGAACCCATAACATCAGCTAATCCCCCTGTTTTTAGCAGAGGGAATAATTCAGAACAACAGTGAAGGACATTCACGAAAAAGCCTCCTCATTTTGAGGTTTTTGTTCTGCATTTGTTTCAGTTGAATTTTCTTTTTCATTACGTGCTAATTGCTCAAGCATTTCTCTTGTTACAAGCACGATACCTTCTTCAGTACGGTGGAAACGTGCAGCATCTTCTTCTGCATTCATTCCAATAACAGTACCTTCTGGAATAGTACAACTACGCTCAATAATACAGCGTTTTAAGTAACAATGATGGCTCACTGTCACATCAGGTAAAATCACGGAATCTTCGATATGGCAGAAAGATTCAACGCGAACTAATGGGAATAGGATAGATGAATAGAGCGTTGAGCCATTGATAATACAACCGTCAGCAATCAACGAGTTCATCATTTGTCCATGTTCACCATGATTATCTTGGACAAATTTAGCTGGCGGTAACGGAGTCATAAAGGTACGGATTGGCCAATCTTTCGCATACATATCAAGCTCTGGTGTTACAGAGGCTAAGTCGAGGTTAGCAGACCAATATGCTTCAATAGTTCCTACATCGCGCCAGTATGGTGGTACTGAAGGATCTGAACTGACACAAGAGAGTTCAAATGGATGAGCAAGAACATCACCACGCTCAGTGATTTTAGGAATGATATCTTGGCCAAAATCATGGTGTGAATTTGGATCACGGCTATCTTCTTCTAATAAATCAAAGAGATAATCTCTATCAACCACATAAATACCCATACTTGCTAATGAATGTTCAGGATCATCAGGAATACAAGGTGGGTTTGATGGTTTTTCTAAGAAATTGAGCACTCGACGATTTTCATCGATATCCATAATACCAAATTGGAATGCATCTTCTTTAGGAACACGAATACAAGCCACGGTGAATTTTGATTTGTTTTCAACGTGATCAAGTAATAAACGAGCGTAGTTCATTTTATAAATATGGTCGCCAGCTAAGATAACGACATATTTTGCTTTGTAGCTACGAAGAATATCGAGGTTTTGATAGATAGCATCAGCTGTACCCATATACCAATGTTCGGTATTACGACGTTGCTGAGCTGGTAATAAATCAACAAACTCATTCATATCTTCGTTGAAGAATGACCAACCACGCTGAATATGTTGAACTAAAGAGTGCGATTGATATTGGGTAATAACACCAATACGACGGATCCCTGAGTTAAGACAGTTTGATAGCGTAAAGTCGATAATTCGAAATTTTCCACCAAAGAAAACCGCCGGTTTTGCACGTTTTGAAGTCAATGCTTTTAAGCGTGTACCACGACCTCCCGCTAAAACGAGTGCAATTGCCTCTTTAGGAAGTTGTTGTGCCAACATTAATTTTTGGCCTTGTTCTGTTGTCATCATAGTTATAGCACTCCAATCAAATTACTTAACTTGGGAGGAAATAATGGGTAATTTTTCAGTAGAAGACTGAGTATAAAAAACGCTATTTCGCCAAAGGGTGATACTGTTAGGTTGTACTTCACAATGCTCAGATTGTGCTGGGTAACAATCAGGCCAGCTAGCCGTATCAAGCAAGCAAGACCAAGACCCTTTAGGTAAAGAAAAAACAGCGCTGTTTCTTAATGGGTTAAACATTAAGATCCATTGTTGCGCTAAAAGAAGTTGTAATGGTGAGGGTGGAAGTTGTTGCCAATCTTCATGACTCATAGGTTGAGCATTCTGATTTAACCAAACAACATTTTGGCTATCTTCTTCCCACCATTTAAGCGAACTTAAAGGTGTAATTTGGTGACGTAATTCAATAAGGTGGCGAATGTAATCAGTTAAGTTGTAAGGCTGTTGAAACCATTTGATCCAACTGACTTTATTATCCTGACAATAAGCGTTGTTATTACCATATTGCGTATTACCCACTTCATCACCGGCGAGTAAATGAGGTGTTCCTCTAGAAAGCAGTAGCGTTGCCAGCATGTTCCTTGTTGCAAGCAATCTGTATTGACTTATTTTTTCGTTAACTATCAAACCTTCTTCACCAAAGTTCACACTGTAATTGGTGTTATGTCCATCTAGGTTTGATTCTCCATTCTCCTCGTTATGTTTATTCTGATAACTCACTAAATCCCGTAGTGTAAAACCGTCGTGGCTAGTTATCATATTGACACTAGAATAGGGAGGTCTGCCATTTTTGTGATATAGCTTTGCTGAGCCTGTAATATTGTCTGCAAATGCCGCAATAGAGACATCACGCCATAACCAAAAACGACGAATAACATCGCGATAGCCATCATTCCACTCTGTAAATGGAACAGGAAAATTACCGACTTGATAACCATCAGAGCCTAAATCCCAAGGCTCTGCGATAAGTTTAATGCGTGACAATAGTGGATCTTGTCGAATAGCCGTCAATAGAGGTGATTGAGTATCAAAATAGGGAACTCGACCAAGGCTTGTCGCCAAATCAAAACGAAAACCATCAATATGAAATTCAGTCACCCAATAACGCAAGCAATCCATAACCCACTGCACCGTTTCAGGGCGACTTAAATTGAGTGTATTACCACACCCCGTCCAATTTTGAGCTTTGTTTTCATCGTTTAGCCAATAATAGCTTTGGTTATCAATACCACGTTGCGAAACAATATAACCTTCAAATTGATCACTTAATTCCGCAGTATGGTTAAACACCACATCTAAAATCACTTCAATATTGGCTTTATGTAGGCATCTTACAGCTTCTCGAAATTCATCAATAATATTGCGACCTGAATTAGAATAATATTGAGTCGATAAAGCGAAAGGCGCTAATACGTTATAACCCCAATAGTTTTTTAAACCGATTTTATGAAGATGTGGCTCTGTTAAATGATATTGAACAGGCAATAATTCTAATGCCGTAATACCTAATTTTTTCAGATGTGAAATAAAAGCAGGGTGTCCTAATGCTGCATAAGTGCCCCGCAATTTTTCAGGTATTTCAGGATGCAGTATTGTCAGTCCTTTTACATGTCCTTCGTAAATAATGGTTTCTGACCACGGTGTATTTAAACGCTGATAAGTGCCTTTTTCTTTATAAGAATGACAAAAACAGCCACTATCATCTGTGATAACTGCTTTAGGTGTAATCGCACTATCATCATGCTCTAATGCATTAAAAACAGGGGAGGTGTAAGGTAATGTATTATCAACAATACCCGTCACCTGTTTTGCATAAGGATCTAATAATAGTTGCTGAGGTTGATAGAATAATCCTTGCTCTGGATCCCATTCACCTTCTACACGATAACCATAATGTAAACCTGGCCCTGCTCCGGGCAAATACCCATGCCAAATTGAGCCAGTTTTACCCGGTAATGGGTAGCGGATCTCTTTGCCTGCTTTATCAAACAGGCAAAGAATGACTTTAGTGGCATTTTCACTAAAGAGTGTAAAATTTACTCCATAACCATCATAATGACTGCCCATAGGAAAAGGGCGACCATAGTCTAAAGACATATTAATCCTTCAATCTTAAATACAGCGTCGCAAGTGGGGGTAATGACAATGACAAAGAGTGAGGCTTGCCATTAAATGCACTTGCAGTTGTCTCTATTTCACCTAAATTTCCTACATTACTGCCGTTATAAAATTCAGAATCACTGTTGAGAATTTCTTGATAAGCACCGGCTTTATTTACACCGACAACGTAGTTGTGATGAACAACTGGAGTGAAATTACTGATAACAATAATTTCATTGCCTTGTGCATCTTTACGGCAAAAAGCAAAGACGGAGTTATCGTGATCATCAACGGTAAGCCACTCAAAGCCTTCACGTTCAAAATCACATTCATAAAGCGGGGCATTAGCTTGATAGGAAAGATTCAAATCTCGTACAAAGTGTTGAACACCTTGGTGCGGACTATTTGGCTCTTCAAGAAGATGCCAATCTAAGCTACTGTCGTGGTTCCATTCACGCCATTGTGCAAATTCACATCCCATAAATAGCAGTTTTTTGCCGGGATAAGCCCACATAAAGCCAAGATATGCACGCAAATTGGCAAATTTTTGCCAATCATCGCCTACCATGCGGCCAATCAACGAGCCTTTACCATGCACAAACTCATCGTGTGAAAGAGGCAGAACAAAGTTTTCGTTATAGGCATAAAGCATACCGAAGGTCATTTGATTGTGATGAAATTTACGATAGATAGGATCACGTTGCATATAAGCTAACGTGTCATGCATCCAACCCATATTCCATTTGTAATTAAAACCTAAGCCGCCATCATCAGGCGGTAAGGTAACACCCGGAAAATCGGTAGACTCTTCTGCAATCGTGATTGTACCGGGACAAGTTGTGCCCAGTAATTTGTTGGTATGACGAATAAAATCAATGGCTTCTAAATTCTCACGTCCACCGTGTTTATTTGGGATCCATTCACCATCTTTTCGACTGTAATCACGATAAAGCATTGAGGCAACAGCATCGAAACGGAAACCATCAAGCGCAAAATGCTCATGCCAATACAATAAATTACCGGAGAGGTAATTCAGCACTTCATTGCGCCCATAGTTATAAATCAAGGTATTCCAATCAGGATGAAAGCCTTCACGTCTATCTGCATATTCATAGAGTGATGTACCATCAAAATTACGTAAACCGTAATCATCTTCAGGGAAATGACCGGGAACCCAATCTAATATGACTTTAATTTCTGCTTGATGCGCAGCTTCAATAAAGTCACGGAAATCCATAGGAGAGCCAAAGCGACGAGTTGGTGAATATAATCCTAGTGGTTGATATCCCCATGAACCATCAAAAGGATGTTCATTTATAGGGAGCAACTCAATATGAGTAAAACCCATCTCTTTAACGTATGGAATTAACTGTTCAGCTAATTCGCGGTAACTTAACCAGCTTTGATCGTCAGTATGTCTACGCCATGAACCTAAATGAACTTCATAAATAGACATAGGTGCATTGCGTTGATTCGCTTGCTGACGCGATAGTGGCATCGGTTTGATTGGGGGTAATGTATTGATAATTGATGCAGTTTCAGGGCGTATTTGTGTTTCAAAAGCATAAGGGTCAGCTTTTAATCGACGTTCACCATTCGCATCAAGAATAGAATATTTATAGCAATCACCAAGATGAGCCTGTGGAAGGAAAAGCTCCCATATTCCACTTTCACGACGTAATCGCATTGGAAAACGTCTTTCATCCCAGAATGAGAAATCGCCTACAACACTTACGCTTTTTGCGTTGGGTGCCCATACAGCAAAAGTAATACCATCAATATCACCCAATTTTGCAGGGTGCGCACCTAAACATTGATAAGGGCGGGAGTGATGGCCTTGTGCTAAAAACCAAATATCCATTTCTTGCAATAAAATGCCAAATTGATAGGGATCATCAACGACACCTTGTGCATTTTCCCACGTCACATCTAAACAGTAACTAAAACGACGTTTACGTCGAGGGATAGCGCCACAGAAAAAACCACTAGGATGCTTACGCTCTAGTGTTGCTACATTTCGACCGTTTTTTCTATCTATGACACTGACTGCAACTGCATCTGGTAAAAAAGCACGAACCTCTAAACCTGCCGATGTTTCATGCATACCAAGAAGTGCAAAAGGATCAGACTCATACCCATTAATTAGTTTTTCTATTGCTTTTTTTGTCACAGCTACAGACATCTTATCGTCCTTCGTTGCCAGCAAATAAATTAATAAATTTTATATATAAATATCAGCATAGAACGTTAATTTAAGTTAAACAATAAGTGTTTATAACAGATTATTTAAAATCAAAATAATTTATATAGGTTGATATACTTATTTATTGATTTTAATATATTGAATTTAAATAAATTTAATGAGTGAGGTAGAGAAAGATCGTGAATTATAAAAACAGCACGATTAGCGTTTTCACCTATTCACAAAAAGAAGGTTAGCATTAGATATTTTTAATAAAACGACTAACAATTAGTTTTAAAAAGTGTAATTAAGAGGGCTAATATCGCTATTTTTATGAAAAATAATCACTTATTTCATTAGCAGAATTAACTTTTATACTGAGTGAGCCATTGTTCAAAATCAAGATGTGTTTTGGTTTTTTGTACACCTAATGGCGTTAAAGCGTAGTAACTCATCGGTGCAATTTGGATATCTGGAAATAACACTTTTAAAGTACCGCTATTTATTTCATTCGATAAAATCGAAACAGGGCCAATACCAAGGCCTAATCCTTCAATAATAGCTTGTAGAGAAATATGAAAGTGATCAAAGCGATAGTGACGAGAGAATGATCGCTGTGTATTGAGATGAGTTGCGTTTAACCATTGTTGCCAATGTCCAGGACGAGTAAGTGTATCAATAACTGGGCAATCAAAAACACTTTCAAATCTAGTGACACTGTAACGTTTTAAGAATTTTTCAGAAGCAATTAAACAATGTTTATCCTCTAAAAAAGCAACAGATGAATACTCTTGTTGCTGAGGTTGAGGGCGAATAATCAGATCATCATGACTAATCAAATGAAACCGCTCGCTATTTGCTGAGGCAATTTGGATATTTGCATTAGGATATTGAAGATAAAAATCCTCCATTCGTGGAATAAGCCATTTTAAACAAAGTGTTGTAGGAACACTAATATTTAAAATATCGTTTTTTCCGCCATTACCATACCGAAAACCAATATCATTTAATTTATCAAAAACTTCACTTAATTCTTGCGCCAACGTCAATGCATAGGGGGTGGGTACTCGACGTAAACCTTGTTTGTTAAATAAAGTGACGCCAAACCATTTTTCTATAACTTGAATATGACGACTAATTGCACCATGAGTGACACATAATGTTTGTGCGGCTTCGGTATAACTTTGGCTATGACAAGCGACTAAGAAAGCACGTAATGAAGGCAATGGAGGAAGATTTCTCATCATAATTTTCTCACTATAGTTTACGCATCATAAATAAAACGGGCTTTCTGATTAAAACTCACAATACCGTGACATTTTATCACAGGTAAAAATAAAGAAGGCAGGTATGATACAACGTCTTTAACTTATTGAACTTAAAGGATGATAATGAGTTTTATCGCAGTTATTTTATTGGCAGTATTTTCTGGTGTGATCAGTGGCGTTGTAGGAACCGGCTCTTCTATTTTATTAATCCCAGCGTTGACCTATGTTTTTGGTGCTAAAGAAGCTGTACCTATTATGGCGTTAGCTTCAGTGATGGGAAATTTATCACGTATTTATTTATGGCGTCACAGCATTCGCTTTAAACCACTATTTTATTACCTATTACCGGGTATTCCTGCCGTCGTTCTTGGCGCTAATACATTATGGGTAATGCCAGAGAAATGGCTAAATATTGGTATGGGAATGTTTTTTATATTGATGATCCCCGTGATCCACTTATTACGCAAACATCAAATCAAAATGAAAACTTACCAAGTTATTATTGCTGGCGCAGTTATCGGCTATTTAACAGGCGTTGTATTTTCCACAGGACCATTAACTATTCCTATATTTTCTGCATATGGTCTAACATTAGGACCATTACTTGCGACAGAGGCTGCCGCGTCATTTGTTATTTATCTCACTAAAGCCTTAACTTTTAGCCAACTAGGTGCGGTTAATAGCTTTATCTTAATTAGCGGTGCATTAGTGGGCTGTGGT containing:
- the glgA gene encoding glycogen synthase GlgA gives rise to the protein MNVLHCCSELFPLLKTGGLADVMGSLPLAQKKIGLDARVVIPAFPAIKDNIPELKLVTNIDTFAGNISLLYGQYQGVDIYLIDAPHLYQRTGSPYHDQHQHPYGDNVFRFALLGWVASELSAGLDPLWRADIVHAHDWHAGLACAYLAVKHYSAKSVFTVHNLAYKGEFSPYHLHQLELPDYSFSINGLEYYGQISFLKAGLFYANHITTVSPTYAKEITTQEFGYGLEGLLRQRAYEQRLSGILNGVDEAVWDPATDSLITRRYDVKNLNKRLENKTALQKKCGLPVNNTAPLFAAVSRLTSQKGLDLVIETLPDIVEQGGQFVLLGTGDSYLEAAFLHAQQQYPQNVAVHIGYDESFSHQVVAGADVIMVPSRFEPCGLTQLYGLKYGALPLVRHTGGLADTVNDCSLENLARHQATGFVFYEATPDSLRQAINRAFTLWSMPKQWQQAQTDGMNQTIFSWETAAKTYATLYQHL
- the glgC gene encoding glucose-1-phosphate adenylyltransferase is translated as MMTTEQGQKLMLAQQLPKEAIALVLAGGRGTRLKALTSKRAKPAVFFGGKFRIIDFTLSNCLNSGIRRIGVITQYQSHSLVQHIQRGWSFFNEDMNEFVDLLPAQQRRNTEHWYMGTADAIYQNLDILRSYKAKYVVILAGDHIYKMNYARLLLDHVENKSKFTVACIRVPKEDAFQFGIMDIDENRRVLNFLEKPSNPPCIPDDPEHSLASMGIYVVDRDYLFDLLEEDSRDPNSHHDFGQDIIPKITERGDVLAHPFELSCVSSDPSVPPYWRDVGTIEAYWSANLDLASVTPELDMYAKDWPIRTFMTPLPPAKFVQDNHGEHGQMMNSLIADGCIINGSTLYSSILFPLVRVESFCHIEDSVILPDVTVSHHCYLKRCIIERSCTIPEGTVIGMNAEEDAARFHRTEEGIVLVTREMLEQLARNEKENSTETNAEQKPQNEEAFS
- the glgX gene encoding glycogen debranching protein GlgX is translated as MSLDYGRPFPMGSHYDGYGVNFTLFSENATKVILCLFDKAGKEIRYPLPGKTGSIWHGYLPGAGPGLHYGYRVEGEWDPEQGLFYQPQQLLLDPYAKQVTGIVDNTLPYTSPVFNALEHDDSAITPKAVITDDSGCFCHSYKEKGTYQRLNTPWSETIIYEGHVKGLTILHPEIPEKLRGTYAALGHPAFISHLKKLGITALELLPVQYHLTEPHLHKIGLKNYWGYNVLAPFALSTQYYSNSGRNIIDEFREAVRCLHKANIEVILDVVFNHTAELSDQFEGYIVSQRGIDNQSYYWLNDENKAQNWTGCGNTLNLSRPETVQWVMDCLRYWVTEFHIDGFRFDLATSLGRVPYFDTQSPLLTAIRQDPLLSRIKLIAEPWDLGSDGYQVGNFPVPFTEWNDGYRDVIRRFWLWRDVSIAAFADNITGSAKLYHKNGRPPYSSVNMITSHDGFTLRDLVSYQNKHNEENGESNLDGHNTNYSVNFGEEGLIVNEKISQYRLLATRNMLATLLLSRGTPHLLAGDEVGNTQYGNNNAYCQDNKVSWIKWFQQPYNLTDYIRHLIELRHQITPLSSLKWWEEDSQNVVWLNQNAQPMSHEDWQQLPPSPLQLLLAQQWILMFNPLRNSAVFSLPKGSWSCLLDTASWPDCYPAQSEHCEVQPNSITLWRNSVFYTQSSTEKLPIISSQVK
- the glgB gene encoding 1,4-alpha-glucan branching protein GlgB encodes the protein MSVAVTKKAIEKLINGYESDPFALLGMHETSAGLEVRAFLPDAVAVSVIDRKNGRNVATLERKHPSGFFCGAIPRRKRRFSYCLDVTWENAQGVVDDPYQFGILLQEMDIWFLAQGHHSRPYQCLGAHPAKLGDIDGITFAVWAPNAKSVSVVGDFSFWDERRFPMRLRRESGIWELFLPQAHLGDCYKYSILDANGERRLKADPYAFETQIRPETASIINTLPPIKPMPLSRQQANQRNAPMSIYEVHLGSWRRHTDDQSWLSYRELAEQLIPYVKEMGFTHIELLPINEHPFDGSWGYQPLGLYSPTRRFGSPMDFRDFIEAAHQAEIKVILDWVPGHFPEDDYGLRNFDGTSLYEYADRREGFHPDWNTLIYNYGRNEVLNYLSGNLLYWHEHFALDGFRFDAVASMLYRDYSRKDGEWIPNKHGGRENLEAIDFIRHTNKLLGTTCPGTITIAEESTDFPGVTLPPDDGGLGFNYKWNMGWMHDTLAYMQRDPIYRKFHHNQMTFGMLYAYNENFVLPLSHDEFVHGKGSLIGRMVGDDWQKFANLRAYLGFMWAYPGKKLLFMGCEFAQWREWNHDSSLDWHLLEEPNSPHQGVQHFVRDLNLSYQANAPLYECDFEREGFEWLTVDDHDNSVFAFCRKDAQGNEIIVISNFTPVVHHNYVVGVNKAGAYQEILNSDSEFYNGSNVGNLGEIETTASAFNGKPHSLSLSLPPLATLYLRLKD
- a CDS encoding LysR substrate-binding domain-containing protein, which gives rise to MMRNLPPLPSLRAFLVACHSQSYTEAAQTLCVTHGAISRHIQVIEKWFGVTLFNKQGLRRVPTPYALTLAQELSEVFDKLNDIGFRYGNGGKNDILNISVPTTLCLKWLIPRMEDFYLQYPNANIQIASANSERFHLISHDDLIIRPQPQQQEYSSVAFLEDKHCLIASEKFLKRYSVTRFESVFDCPVIDTLTRPGHWQQWLNATHLNTQRSFSRHYRFDHFHISLQAIIEGLGLGIGPVSILSNEINSGTLKVLFPDIQIAPMSYYALTPLGVQKTKTHLDFEQWLTQYKS
- a CDS encoding sulfite exporter TauE/SafE family protein, translated to MSFIAVILLAVFSGVISGVVGTGSSILLIPALTYVFGAKEAVPIMALASVMGNLSRIYLWRHSIRFKPLFYYLLPGIPAVVLGANTLWVMPEKWLNIGMGMFFILMIPVIHLLRKHQIKMKTYQVIIAGAVIGYLTGVVFSTGPLTIPIFSAYGLTLGPLLATEAAASFVIYLTKALTFSQLGAVNSFILISGALVGCGLTVGNYLGKKLVLKLTPKIFQWLLDAMLIFAGGSLLFNGIYS